The proteins below come from a single Cannabis sativa cultivar Pink pepper isolate KNU-18-1 chromosome 3, ASM2916894v1, whole genome shotgun sequence genomic window:
- the LOC115709629 gene encoding RNA-dependent RNA polymerase 2, whose product MASEGEDKDKERTTVRVSNIPQTAIAQDLLAFLESKLGPDSVFALEIMTERKNWKSRGFGRVQFTTLLAKSKAYYLSLHGELYFQSQNLRISESYDDIVVQPIDPKHRLDDGVFHVGFMRTEDRMSVLESWESVRAWVMPERGRVEFWVWQGEECYKLEIRFEDILESVGYYSDGGNLFSILLKLKYGPKIYRRLSGPHIASRFIADRYHICKENVEFVWVRTTDFSGLKSIGHSTSFYWALKENFLASDTFDCFPYYRQEDVEDFNLEEGEEYCNVSETVPLLKSPSNDSLGYETFFQLNSLVHTQKISLASVDSNLIELFSSLSEETLKAVFQKLHKLKSTCYNPFSFVKTHAHILEKTVKSPSANKRLTETNVMSCHRALITPLKIVCMGPELEKFNYVVKHFSSYVNDFLRVTFVEEDWSKLPPNAITTTIEQGMFPKPYRTALYHRVLSILRDGIVIGSKRYEFLAFSASQLRSNSVWMFASNEHIKAGDIREWMGCFSKIRSISKCAARMGQLFSSSTQTLTVPVQDVEIIPDVELNNDGIDYCFSDGIGKISLPFARQVAQKCGLNHTPSAFQIRYGGYKGVIAVDRSSFRKLSLRSSMLKFESKNRMLNVTKWSDAMPCFLNREIVTLLSTLGVKDESFLALQHEQLRLLGRMRIDREAALNVLEKFNSSDKSNILIKMLHQGYEPNMEPYLSMMLQSYYENQLTDLKTRCRIFVPKGRVLIGCLDETGILDYGQIFVRISMTREELQAGDQEFFRKVDDETSIVLGKVVVTKNPCLHPGDVRVLEAVYSVELEEKELVDCLIFPQKGDRPHPNECSGGDLDGDLYFISWDTGLIPPQTASPMDYTGRRPRIMDHNVTIEEIQKFFVDYMINDTLGAISTAHLVHADREPDKAFSEKCLQLATLHSMAVDFAKTGAPAEMPKALKPREFPDFMERLEKPMYISNGVLGQLYRAMISSDVQGSSNLVWSEEVARSTYDCDLEVSGFKDFIAIAESHRDMYMDKLSGIMIYYGVETEDEVLTGNIRKRAAYLQRDNRRYGDTKDRVLLALKNLQKEARGWFQSSCEVGNQQQMASAWYHVTYHPDYFHNGMNCLSFPWIKGDILLNIKSLNSRRY is encoded by the exons ATGGCTTCCGAAGGCGAAGACAAAGACAAAGAGAGAACCACCGTCCGAGTCTCAAACATTCCTCAAACTGCCATAGCTCAGGACCTCTTGGCCTTCCTCGAGTCCAAACTCGGTCCTGACTCAGTCTTCGCCCTCGAAATCATGACCGAGCGCAAGAATTGGAAGTCCCGTGGCTTTGGCCGGGTCCAGTTCACTACCCTCCTCGCGAAATCCAAAGCCTATTATCTCTCCCTCCATGGCGAACTCTATTTCCAGTCCCAGAACCTCAGAATCTCCGAATCCTACGACGACATCGTCGTACAACCCATCGACCCCAAACACCGCCTCGACGACGGAGTTTTTCACGTGGGTTTCATGAGAACGGAGGATCGGATGAGCGTGTTGGAGTCTTGGGAGAGTGTGCGAGCATGGGTTATGCCCGAAAGGGGTAGGGTCGAGTTCTGGGTATGGCAAGGAGAAGAATGTTACAAGCTGGAGATTAGGTTTGAGGATATTTTGGAGAGTGTTGGGTACTATTCGGATGGCGGGAATCTGTTCTCCATTCTTTTaaag CTAAAATATGGACCAAAGATTTATAGGAGATTATCTGGGCCTCATATAGCTTCGAGATTTATTGCTGATCGTTATCATATTTGCAAAGAAAATGTTGAGTTTGTTTGGGTTCGTACTACAGATTTTTCTGGGTTGAAATCAATTGGTCATTCAACCTCATTTTATTGGGCATTGAAGGAGAACTTTTTAGCTTCTGATACTTTTGATTGTTTCCCTTATTATAGACAAGAAGATGTAGAAGATTTTAACTTAGAAGAAGGTGAAGAGTATTGTAATGTCTCTGAGACAGTTCCCCTTTTAAAATCTCCTTCAAATGATAGTTTAGGATATGAAACCTTTTTCCAGCTTAATTCTCTTGTACATACCCAAAAGATTAGTTTGGCTTCTGTAGATAGTAATCTCATTGAGCTTTTCAGTAGTTTAAGTGAAGAAACCTTAAAAGCGGTTTTTCAGAAGTTGCATAAGCTCAAGTCCACTTGTTATAATCCATTTTCGTTTGTCAAGACTCATGCACATATCTTAGAGAAAACTGTCAAAAGTCCTTCAGCTAACAAAAGACTAACTGAGACTAATGTCATGAGTTGCCACAGAGCTTTGATTACCCCATTGAAGATTGTTTGCATGGGTCCTGAGCTTGAAAAGTTCAACTATGTTGTCAAACACTTCTCATCATATGTTAATGATTTTTTGAGAGTGACTTTTGTCGAAGAAGATTGGAGTAAACTGCCTCCTAATGCCATCACTACAACCATCGAACAAGGCATGTTTCCAAAACCTTACAGAACTGCATTATATCACCGCGTACTTTCAATTCTTCGAGATGGGATTGTTATTGGATCCAAAAGATATGAATTTCTAGCTTTCTCAGCGAGTCAACTCAGATCAAATTCTGTTTGGATGTTTGCTTCTAATGAACATATAAAAGCCGGAGATATTAGAGAGTGGATGGGCTGTTTCAGCAAGATTCGCAGTATTTCGAAATGTGCTGCAAGGATGGGTCAGTTGTTCAGTTCCTCAACACAAACTCTTACTGTCCCAGTGCAAGATGTAGAGATTATTCCTGATGTGGAGTTGAATAATGATGGAATTGACTACTGTTTCTCAGATGGCATTGGGAAAATTTCTCTGCCTTTTGCCAGGCAAGTTGCACAGAAATGTGGGCTGAACCATACACCTTCAGCATTTCAAATTCGATATGGTGGATATAAAGGGGTGATTGCTGTTGATCGTAGCTCCTTCCGGAAGCTTTCCTTACGTAGTAGTATGCTTAAATTTGAATCAAAAAATAGAATGCTTAATGTCACCAAGTGGAGTGACGCTATGCCCTGTTTTCTGAATCGAGAAATTGTTACCCTCTTGTCTACACTGGGCGTGAAGGATGAAAGTTTCCTAGCATTGCAACACGAACAATTGCGTCTTTTGGGAAGAATGCGGATAGATAGAGAGGCAGCACTGAATGTCTTAGAGAAATTTAAtagttctgataaatctaataTCTTAATAAAGATGTTACATCAAGGTTATGAGCCAAATATGGAACCTTACCTTTCTATGATGCTTCAATCTTATTACGAAAACCAGTTGACTGATCTAAAAACTAGATGCCGAATATTTGTCCCAAAGGGTCGTGTGCTTATTGGATGCTTGGATGAAACTGGTATCTTAGATTATGGTCAGATCTTTGTTCGCATAAGCATGACAAGAGAAGAGCTGCAAGCAGGGGATCAGGAATTTTTCAGAAAGGTGGATGATGAAACATCTATTGTTTTGGGAAAGGTGGTTGTCACAAAAAACCCTTGTCTTCATCCTGGTGATGTCAGGGTGCTTGAGGCTGTATACAGTGTCGAATTAGAAGAGAAGGAGTTGGTGGATTGCCTCATCTTCCCTCAGAAAGGAGACAG GCCTCATCCGAATGAATGCTCTGGTGGTGATCTTGATGGGGACTTGTATTTCATTAGTTGGGATACTGGTCTCATCCCACCACAAACTGCATCCCCTATGGACTACACTGGACGAAGACCTCGTATAATGGATCACAACGTGACCATAGAG GAAATTCAAAAGTTTTTTGTTGACTACATGATCAATGACACGTTGGGTGCCATCTCTACTGCTCATTTAGTCCATGCTGATCGTGAACCAGATAAAGCCTTTAGCGAAAAGTGCCTGCAACTTGCAACTTTGCACTCCATGGCTGTGGATTTTGCAAAGACTGGTGCCCCTGCCGAAATGCCAAAGGCTTTAAAGCCTAGGGAATTTCCAGATTTCATGGAGAGGCTAGAAAAGCCCATGTACATCTCCAATGGGGTACTGGGACAACTTTACCGTGCAATGATCAGTTCAGATGTGCAAGGAAGTTCAAACCTGGTTTGGTCAGAGGAGGTTGCTCGATCAACTTATGATTGCGATCTTGAAGTGAGTGGGTTTAAGGACTTCATTGCCATTGCTGAGAGCCACAGAGATATGTATATGGATAAACTCAGTGGCATAATGATCTACTATGGAGTGGAGACTGAGGATGAAGTACTGACAGGCAATATCCGAAAGCGAGCAGCCTATTTGCAGCGTGATAACAGGAGATATGGTGACACCAAGGATCGGGTTCTACTGGCATTGAAGAATCTGCAGAAGGAAGCCCGAGGATGGTTTCAAAGCAGCTGTGAAGTGGGAAATCAGCAGCAGATGGCCTCGGCGTGGTATCACGTGACTTACCACCCTGACTATTTCCACAATGGCATGAACTGCCTCAGCTTTCCGTGGATCAAAGGTGATATTTTGCTAAACATCAAATCTTTGAACAGCCGAAGGTATTAA
- the LOC115709651 gene encoding succinate dehydrogenase subunit 7B, mitochondrial — translation MAFILNKTVVASQLRSHFQGARNDALSLSRRQFHVEPGKRELALLAEDPSLKRFKSHKPNVRRLMRVGDVLTIVVVAGCCYEIYTRAVMREEARKQANAEN, via the exons ATGGCTTTCATCCTCAACAAAACTGTTGTTGCCTCTCAATTGCGCTCTCACTTTCag GGAGCAAGAAACGATGCCCTTTCCCTCTCGCGTCGCCAATTTCATGTAGAACCAGGAAAGCGCGAACTAGCT CTCTTGGCTGAGGACCCATCTTTAAAGCGATTCAAGTCACATAAGCCTAATGTGAGGCGACTTATGAGAGTGGGAGATGTACTCACTATAGTTGTTGTAGCAG GTTGTTGCTATGAAATATATACTAGAGCAGTGATGCGAGAAGAGGCTCGGAAACAAGCAAATGCAGAAAATTGA